One window of Pseudomonas sp. FP198 genomic DNA carries:
- a CDS encoding metal ABC transporter permease, whose product MLTATHFWQPFQEFVFMRRALLGGLVLACSTAPLGVFLILRRMSLIGDAVAHGILPGAALGFWFAGLSLPALTVGGLGAGLSMAGLAAWITRRTGLREDASLAAIYPISLAAGVLILGMSGKRLDLLHLLFGSALAVDGPTLTGMLWVSAASLVAMALIYRPLLLDTLDPLFLQTVSRLGPLSHGVFLTLVVLNLVIGFQAIGALMVVGLMMLPAAASRFWSRRLPMLMLVAALLGCLSVWLGLLLSFYFSLPSGPAIVLVAGASYLLSVVFGPVHGLLRRPPLLTSQ is encoded by the coding sequence ATGCTCACCGCCACCCACTTCTGGCAGCCGTTCCAGGAATTTGTCTTCATGCGCAGGGCCTTGTTGGGCGGCCTAGTGCTGGCATGCAGCACAGCTCCGCTAGGCGTGTTCCTGATTCTGCGGCGCATGAGTCTGATCGGCGATGCGGTAGCTCACGGCATCTTGCCGGGCGCGGCCCTGGGTTTCTGGTTCGCCGGTCTGAGCCTGCCAGCCTTGACGGTGGGCGGCCTGGGCGCCGGCTTGAGCATGGCCGGGCTGGCGGCCTGGATCACCCGCCGCACCGGCCTGCGGGAAGACGCCAGCCTGGCGGCGATCTACCCCATCTCCCTCGCCGCCGGGGTGTTGATCCTCGGTATGTCCGGTAAACGCCTGGACTTGCTGCACCTGTTATTCGGCTCGGCGCTGGCGGTGGACGGCCCGACACTCACCGGCATGCTTTGGGTTTCGGCGGCGAGTCTGGTGGCGATGGCGTTGATTTACCGCCCGCTGTTACTCGACACCCTGGACCCACTGTTTCTGCAAACCGTCAGCCGTCTGGGTCCACTGTCCCACGGCGTATTCCTGACCTTGGTGGTGCTGAACCTGGTCATCGGCTTCCAGGCCATCGGCGCGTTGATGGTGGTCGGCCTGATGATGCTGCCGGCGGCCGCGTCGCGATTCTGGAGTCGTCGCCTGCCGATGTTGATGCTGGTCGCTGCATTGCTCGGTTGTCTCTCGGTGTGGCTGGGCCTGCTGTTGTCCTTCTATTTTTCGCTACCCAGCGGGCCGGCCATCGTCCTGGTGGCGGGCGCGTCATATCTGTTGTCCGTGGTATTCGGTCCGGTGCACGGCTTGCTGCGCCGCCCGCCCCTGCTCACATCCCAATGA
- a CDS encoding DUF3617 domain-containing protein — protein sequence MNVRLLGLALAVGLSVPVAAQAQMLQPGLWELTTSNMKVDNQNLPDLQLILGQLQNQMTPEQRAMLEKQGITMGGKGIRVCLTPAQVQTNDIPLQDPQSGCKQQITERTGNQWKFRFSCPKAQGNGVATFQSDREFTTKVNGTFNATGIQQNGSLDTRAVWLGQDCGTVKPRA from the coding sequence ATGAATGTTCGTCTGCTGGGTTTGGCCTTGGCCGTTGGCTTGTCGGTTCCTGTGGCGGCTCAGGCGCAAATGCTTCAACCAGGCTTGTGGGAATTGACGACCAGCAACATGAAAGTCGACAACCAGAACCTGCCGGACCTGCAATTGATCCTGGGTCAACTGCAGAACCAGATGACGCCTGAACAGCGGGCAATGCTCGAAAAGCAGGGCATCACCATGGGGGGCAAGGGGATCCGGGTGTGCCTGACTCCGGCACAGGTGCAGACCAATGACATCCCGCTGCAGGATCCGCAATCAGGCTGCAAGCAGCAGATCACCGAGCGTACCGGCAACCAGTGGAAATTCCGCTTCAGTTGCCCGAAAGCCCAGGGCAACGGTGTCGCGACATTCCAGAGCGATCGCGAATTCACCACCAAGGTCAATGGCACATTCAACGCCACGGGTATCCAGCAGAACGGCAGCCTGGACACCCGCGCCGTATGGCTGGGGCAGGATTGCGGGACCGTCAAGCCGAGGGCTTGA
- a CDS encoding metal ABC transporter substrate-binding protein: MRALLLIFSLMLSMSLSAAEKLSVVTSFSILADMTRQVGGEHVQITNMVGPDADAHTYEPTPDDAKALLGAKLIIKNGLGFEPWLDRLVTSTETGAPVISASRGVIPRSLEEDGETIPDPHAWHNLANAVLYVGNITKALEAADPANKADYERNSQAYLKKIYALLAEAKAKFAALPPGNRKIVTSHDAFGYLGQAYGIEFLAPQGLSTEREPSAAEVAALITQIRQAKVKAVFMENIKDARLLKQIADESGAHIGGTLYSDALAASGPASTFTGLFEYNLNTLYEALGRP, from the coding sequence ATGCGCGCCCTGCTCCTGATATTCAGCTTGATGCTGTCCATGTCCCTGTCTGCTGCTGAAAAACTCAGCGTGGTGACCAGCTTCAGCATCCTTGCCGACATGACCCGACAAGTCGGCGGCGAGCATGTCCAGATCACCAACATGGTGGGGCCGGACGCTGACGCACATACCTATGAACCCACGCCGGACGACGCCAAGGCATTGCTCGGGGCGAAACTGATCATCAAGAATGGGTTGGGCTTCGAGCCGTGGCTGGATCGCCTGGTGACCAGCACCGAAACCGGTGCCCCGGTCATCAGTGCCAGCCGTGGCGTGATTCCACGCTCGCTGGAAGAAGATGGCGAGACCATCCCCGACCCGCACGCCTGGCATAACCTCGCCAACGCCGTGCTTTATGTCGGCAACATTACCAAGGCACTGGAGGCGGCCGACCCGGCGAACAAGGCCGACTACGAACGTAACAGCCAGGCGTACCTGAAGAAGATTTATGCACTACTCGCCGAAGCCAAGGCGAAGTTCGCTGCGTTGCCACCGGGCAATCGCAAGATCGTCACGTCCCACGATGCGTTCGGTTACCTGGGCCAGGCTTATGGTATCGAGTTTTTGGCGCCGCAAGGGTTGTCTACCGAGCGTGAACCGTCAGCAGCGGAAGTCGCTGCGTTGATCACCCAGATTCGTCAGGCGAAAGTCAAAGCCGTGTTCATGGAAAACATCAAGGACGCGCGCCTGCTCAAGCAGATCGCCGACGAAAGCGGCGCGCACATCGGTGGCACGCTGTACTCCGATGCCCTCGCCGCCAGCGGACCGGCCAGCACCTTTACCGGTCTCTTCGAATACAACCTCAACACACTCTACGAGGCACTGGGCCGGCCCTGA
- the cls gene encoding cardiolipin synthase, producing the protein MDFFGPHVFGYLIALLHTLGSIAAVHAVLTVRTAQGSIAWALSLVFIPYLTLIPYLVFGRSTFDGYIKARRQANEEMRKAISELNWRPWVEEALAARASQAYASLRAMPKLGRTPCLANNQVRLLVDGPATFEAIFQAIESAREAVLVQFFIIHDDRLGQRLHALLLKKAAEGVAVYLLYDRIGSHSLPHRYVQALRDGGVHVKAFATRSGWLNRFQVNFRNHRKIVAVDGVLGFVGGHNVGDEYLGEKPPLAPWRDTHVEVRGPVVASMQESFAEDWFWAARSLPPLILPDTYPDDGVLCQLLASGPADAYETCSLFFVEAIHAANERIWITTPYFIPDEAVFAALRLAVLRGVDVRILLPSRPDHRIVYAASSLYAFEAVRAGVRVFRYEPGFLHQKVVLIDREISAIGSANLDNRSFRLNFEVMLLTVDMAFASEVEQMLEKDFAQAHEVAKRESRETHRLQKVGMRIARLISPIL; encoded by the coding sequence ATGGATTTTTTTGGCCCGCATGTTTTCGGTTACCTGATCGCGCTGCTCCATACCCTCGGCTCCATCGCCGCCGTCCATGCAGTGCTGACGGTGCGTACCGCCCAGGGCTCGATTGCCTGGGCCCTGTCGCTGGTATTCATCCCCTACCTGACATTGATTCCTTACCTGGTCTTCGGCCGCAGCACCTTCGACGGCTACATCAAGGCACGTCGACAAGCCAACGAGGAAATGCGCAAGGCGATCTCCGAGCTCAACTGGCGCCCATGGGTCGAAGAAGCGCTGGCCGCTCGCGCGTCCCAGGCCTACGCCTCGTTACGGGCCATGCCGAAGTTGGGACGCACGCCGTGTCTGGCAAACAATCAGGTGCGTCTGCTGGTTGATGGCCCCGCTACGTTCGAAGCGATTTTCCAGGCCATCGAGAGCGCTCGCGAAGCGGTTCTGGTGCAGTTTTTCATCATCCACGACGACCGGCTCGGTCAGCGCTTGCACGCGTTGCTGCTGAAGAAAGCCGCTGAAGGTGTGGCGGTCTACCTGCTGTACGACCGTATCGGTAGCCATTCCCTGCCCCATCGTTATGTCCAGGCCTTGCGCGACGGTGGCGTTCACGTCAAAGCGTTTGCCACTCGCAGCGGTTGGCTCAACCGGTTCCAGGTCAACTTTCGCAACCACCGCAAGATTGTCGCCGTGGACGGCGTCCTGGGGTTCGTTGGCGGGCACAACGTGGGCGATGAATATCTGGGGGAAAAACCACCCCTGGCACCGTGGCGCGACACCCATGTAGAGGTACGCGGCCCAGTGGTAGCGAGCATGCAGGAGTCCTTCGCCGAGGATTGGTTCTGGGCGGCGCGTTCCCTGCCGCCGCTGATCCTGCCGGACACCTATCCGGACGACGGCGTGCTCTGCCAACTGCTGGCCAGCGGTCCGGCCGATGCCTACGAAACCTGCTCGCTGTTCTTCGTCGAAGCCATTCACGCTGCAAACGAACGCATCTGGATAACCACGCCGTATTTCATTCCCGACGAAGCGGTATTCGCGGCTTTGCGCCTGGCCGTGCTGCGCGGCGTGGACGTGCGCATCCTGTTGCCATCGCGACCGGATCACCGGATCGTCTACGCCGCGTCCAGTCTTTATGCGTTCGAAGCGGTGCGCGCCGGCGTGCGGGTGTTTCGTTATGAGCCGGGTTTCTTGCACCAGAAAGTGGTACTGATCGACCGGGAAATCAGCGCCATCGGCAGCGCGAACCTGGACAACCGTTCGTTCCGGCTGAATTTCGAAGTCATGCTGCTGACCGTCGACATGGCCTTTGCCAGCGAGGTCGAGCAGATGCTCGAAAAGGACTTCGCCCAGGCCCACGAAGTGGCCAAACGGGAAAGCCGGGAAACCCACCGCCTGCAGAAGGTCGGGATGCGGATCGCCCGGCTGATTTCGCCGATTCTTTAA